The window CGCCCTGCCCTACATGATCTGGCAGAAACGTTTTCGCGAGCTGGTGGGCTACGGCCTGGTCGCGGTGCTGGTCGCTGCACTGGTCAGCCTGCCCTGGGTCATCGCGGTGCACCTGCAGGAGCCGGACTACTGGCGTTTCTTCTTCTGGCACGAGCATATCCGCCGTTTCGCCGCCGAAGATGCCCAGCACACTCGCCCCTGGTGGTTCTACCTGCCGCTGATTGTGGTTTCCAGCCTGCCCTGGGCACTGCTGCTGCCGATCACGCTCAAGGATGCCTGGAAAGGCAAGGGCCAGCGGATCACCGCCTTCCTGCTGTTGTGGCTGTTCCTGCCACTGGCCTTCTTCAGCCTCAGCCGCGGCAAGCTGCCGACCTACATCATGCCGTGCCTGATGCCATTGGCACTACTGATGGGGCATTCGCTGATGGAACGCCTCAACCGGGCCCAAGCCCGGGTATCACGCCTCAATGGCCTGCTCAACCTGCTGCTGGGCGTGGTGGCATTGGCTGCCGTGGTGTTCTTCCAGTTGAAGAAGCCGTTCTACGACAACGAACCGCTGCACCTGACCCTGCTGTGCGTGGTGATCGTCGGCTGGATCCTGTTCAATACCCTGACCGCGTTCAAGCCGCTGCAACTGTGGGCGCTGCCGGCATTGGGCATGGGCCTGCTGATCGCCCTGCTGCCGGCAGCCATGCCGAGCGTGATCGTGCACAACAAGATGCCCGACCAGTTCATCGCCGATCACGAACAGGAACTGGCCAAGAGCCGCCACCTGCTGAGCAACGACCTGGGCGCCGCCTCGGCCCTGGCCTGGCGGGTCAAGCGCACCGATATCACCCTCTATAACACCCAGGGTGAAGTGAAGTATGGCCTCTCCTACCCGGAAGCCGAGCACCGCACCCAGGACATGGACCAGATCCAGGGCTGGATGGAGCAGGCCCGCCGCGAAGGCCAGGTCGGCGTGGTGATGCGCGTCAAGGACGAGGAAGAGCTGCGTGAAATCGACAAGTTGCCCAAGGACTACAAGCGTTACGACGAGGGCAACATCGTGATCCTGATTTTCCCACAGAGCGCTCCATGACCCTGATCCTCCTCCTCAGCGCCTGCCTGCTGACGTGCCTGGGCCAGGTGGCCCAGAAGTTCGCCGTCGAAGGCTGGCGCGAAACCTCCCTGGGCGCGCTCGACAAGCTGCGTTCGCCCTGGTTGTGGCTGGCCCTGGCCAGCCTCGGCCTTGGCCTGCTGGTGTGGTTGCTGGTACTGCAGAGACTGGAGGTCGG of the Pseudomonas vanderleydeniana genome contains:
- the arnT gene encoding lipid IV(A) 4-amino-4-deoxy-L-arabinosyltransferase → MTRRWALPLLFLAFLLFYLAPLMGHGMWIPDETRYAQIGQEMLLRGHWAAPHFMELRYFEKPIAGYWMIAIGQAIFGENFFGVRFASALSTGLSVLLVYLLAGRLWNDPRKSFASAALFMSFGLIAGQAGYANLDPQFTFWVNLSFVALWLAIDSQTRKARLLSWAALGFACGWGFMTKGFLALMLPVLIALPYMIWQKRFRELVGYGLVAVLVAALVSLPWVIAVHLQEPDYWRFFFWHEHIRRFAAEDAQHTRPWWFYLPLIVVSSLPWALLLPITLKDAWKGKGQRITAFLLLWLFLPLAFFSLSRGKLPTYIMPCLMPLALLMGHSLMERLNRAQARVSRLNGLLNLLLGVVALAAVVFFQLKKPFYDNEPLHLTLLCVVIVGWILFNTLTAFKPLQLWALPALGMGLLIALLPAAMPSVIVHNKMPDQFIADHEQELAKSRHLLSNDLGAASALAWRVKRTDITLYNTQGEVKYGLSYPEAEHRTQDMDQIQGWMEQARREGQVGVVMRVKDEEELREIDKLPKDYKRYDEGNIVILIFPQSAP
- the arnE gene encoding 4-amino-4-deoxy-L-arabinose-phosphoundecaprenol flippase subunit ArnE, with product MTLILLLSACLLTCLGQVAQKFAVEGWRETSLGALDKLRSPWLWLALASLGLGLLVWLLVLQRLEVGIAYPMLSLNFVLITLVAHYLFKESIDRRHWLGVALIMAGVVLLGLHL